Proteins encoded by one window of Polyodon spathula isolate WHYD16114869_AA chromosome 16, ASM1765450v1, whole genome shotgun sequence:
- the LOC121329315 gene encoding uncharacterized protein LOC121329315, with the protein MGSSMSCISHPNCRLKYSSKGFMRKKSNGLFRKKYPQEGQVKSNSIVNILCYISPKKDMSTKDLQKIESINWDQKLAYDPNNGWKKSSTSVKNFGKMIFSSPVKFRFLHCQDIHDCYLDLFQTHLHFLSNSSTGLTYQGTLPLKEINVCRSERDGEHAFQIAGSCLNSIVVYCSSEEELQTWLTQLKKQVELNGGSFTSADTKTYARLKNVKEHGKEKEELRKSVENEMIFEWEGSQRESLGQITFVTKTKMQHLPCQDQYDRLLVLYPATLIILSDEDDGLFYKGKLPLNAITVSTGSNEDNPNTFRIEGKLINPIIVTCLDQCDYQEWLRHLRALQVAVEGPPANVYDIIYTPTEKEPPRDSRVSVQSKRGSNTRVQAQKSHSWSQQPPPRDSGAGRSAFDFPIEDHEDQLMSPEYAKPFCHISSRPASIDMQKTCRLSGRSSTRSSNVQSIMEIHPPPARFSVPDRDSYASTEDPLSPVYNMPYSSLPLECPADDVSKLPLIKYNSWSTPQSSIQNHQSSVLQRYSDMCAPRKPLTPLYDDPYTPNDCLDKDTSLETECSDNHKHPALDRLDGDYALPRSFKLSTPPLGNRKRNPPLIKQEARTEPLSRQDCTRDHSTVKLLPAPPALHGCNTEKSYLLEKVQSSMTHLKGNTNLDPKEHDDLDYDNIWDSDSHRRK; encoded by the exons ATGGGGAGCAGCATGTCTTGCATTTCCCACCCAAACTGCAGGTTAAAATATTCAAGCAAGGGCTTCATGCGAAAGAAAAG TAATGGACTGTTTCGTAAGAAATATCCCCAGGAAGGACAAGTGAAGTCAAACAGTATTGTCAACATACTGTGCTATATTTCGCCTAAAAAG GACATGTCTACTAAAGACCTACAAAAAATAGAAAGCATTAACTGGGACCAGAAGCTTGCATATGATCCGAACAACGGGTGGAAGAAGAGCAGCACAAGCGTGAAGAACTTTGGGAAAATGATCTTCAGCTCCCCAGTCAAGTTCCGATTCCTGCACTGTCAG GACATACATGACTGCTATTTGGACTTATTCCAGACACACCTTCATTTTCTATCAAACAGCTCCACTGGCTTAACCTATCAG GGAACATTACCCCTGAAGGAGATCAACGTGTGCAGAAGTGAGAGAGATGGTGAACATGCCTTTCAGATAGCAG GCTCGTGCTTAAACTCCATTGTAGTCTACTGCTCCAGCGAAGAAGAGCTCCAGACATGGCTCACACAACTTAAGAAGCAGGTTGAGCTGAATGGAGGGAGTTTTACTTCAGCAGATACAAAAACCTACGCTAGGCTtaag AATGTGAAAGAGCATGGTAAAGAGAAAGAGGAATTGAGGAAGTCTGTGGAAAATGAGATGATCTTCGAATGGGAAGGATCGCAGAGAGAATCTTTAGGCCAAATCACCTTTGTGACAAAGACCAAGATGCAGCATTTACCATGCCAG GATCAATACGATCGACTCCTGGTCCTGTACCCTGCAACTCTCATTATCCTATCTGATGAAGACGACGGACTTTTCTACAAG GGTAAACTTCCTCTCAATGCGATAACAGTATCAACAGGCAGCAATGAAGACAACCCTAACACATTCAGGATTGAAG GCAAACTAATTAACCCTATAATTGTAACGTGCTTGGATCAGTGCGATTACCAGGAATGGCTACGACATCTCCGCGCTTTACAGGTTGCAGTTGAAGGGCCTCCAGCAAATGTTTATGACATCATCTACACACCCACTGAAAAAGAG CCTCCTAGAGACAGCAGAGTCTCAGTTCAGTCCAAGCGGGGGAGTAATACCCGAGTTCAGGCTCAGAAAAGCCATAGCTGGTCTCAGCAGCCGCCACCCAGAGACTCTGGAGCAGGCAGGAGCGCGTTCGATTTCCCCATTGAAGACCACGAGGACCAGCTTATGTCACCCGAATATGCAAAACCTTTCTGC CACATTTCAAGTCGCCCCGCCTCCATCGACATGCAGAAAACATGCAGATTAAGTGGAAGAAGCAGCACCCGGTCATCAAACGTACAATCTATAATGGAGATCCACCCGCCCCCTGCAAGGTTCTCTGTTCCTGACAGAGACTCCTATGCCTCCACTGAAGACCCCCTGTCTCCTGTCTATAACATGCCGTACAGCTCTCTGCCACTGGAGTGTCCTGCAGATGATGTGAGCAAGCTACCACTTATAAAG TATAATAGCTGGAGCACACCTCAGTCATCCATCCAAAACCATCAGTCTTCTGTCCTACAAAGATATTCTGATATGTGTGCTCCAAGAAAGCCACTGACCCCTCTATATGACGATCCATATACACCAAACGACTGCCTTGACAAAGACACCAGCCTGGAAACTGAA TGTTCAGACAACCACAAGCACCCTGCACTCGACAGACTGGATGGCGATTATGCATTACCTAGGTCCTTCAAACTGTCCACCCCTCCCTTAGGAAATAGGAAAAGGAACCCACCATTAATAAAACAAGAAGCACGAACTGAACCGTTATCGAGACAGGACTGCACCAGAGACCACTCGACAGTGAAACTCCTGCCTGCACCTCCAGCACTGCATGGGTGTAACACAGAA aaAAGCTACTTGTTGGAAAAAGTTCAGAGTTCTATGACTCATTTAAAAG GGAACACTAACCTGGATCCCAAGGAACATGATGATCTAGATTATGACAACATTTGGGACTCTGACTCTCACAGGAGAAAATGA